From a region of the Hippopotamus amphibius kiboko isolate mHipAmp2 chromosome 3, mHipAmp2.hap2, whole genome shotgun sequence genome:
- the LOC130848540 gene encoding olfactory receptor 8U9-like yields the protein MTAENCTVFTEFILLGLSDRQDVQQGLFGLFLLVYSITVIATLGMVLLIKMDPRLHTPMYYFLSNLSFCDVCQSSTVSPKMLTNFLSEQKKIPLNLCAIQMYCFGTLADVECLMLTVMAYDRYVAICNPLLYTVVMSKRFCTQLVAFVYIEALIYPAIFTYCTIQLSFCNSNIVNHFFCDFPPLLALSSSDTSINEIVMFTYSGCVLGCSIIIVFLSYSYIITTILRMNLAERRCKAFSTCVSHLTAVCIFYGTLLFMYFRPSSSYSMDTDKTASVFYTVVIPMLNPLIYSLRNKDVKGAMKRVIGTKLCFQPKVFV from the coding sequence ATGACTGCAGAGAACTGCACTGTGTTTACTGAGTTCATATTGTTAGGACTTTCTGACAGACAAGATGTGCAGCAGGGGCTCTTTGGGCTCTTCCTGCTGGTTTACAGCATAACTGTGATTGCCACTCTAGGGATGGTCCTGCTGATCAAGATGGACCCCAgactccacacacccatgtactatTTCCTGAGCAATCTGTCCTTCTGTGATGTGTGCCAGTCCTCCACTGTGTCTCCCAAGATGCTGACTAATTTCTTATCTGAGCAAAAGAAGATTCCATTGAACTTGTGTGCCATTCAGATGTATTGTTTTGGGACCCTGGCAGATGTGGAGTGCCTCATGTTGACTGTCATGGCTTATGACCGCTATGTAGCCATTTGTAACCCACTTCTTTATACAGTTGTCATGTCCAAGAGATTCTGTACCCAGCTTGTGGCTTTTGTGTACATAGAAGCTTTGATCTATCCAGCAATTTTCACCTATTGCACAATTCAGTTGTCATTCTGCAATTCCAATATCGTCAATCACTTTTTCTGTGACTTCCCACCCTTATTAGCCCTCTCCTCCTCAGATACAAGCATCAACGAGATAGTGATGTTCACTTATAGCGGCTGTGTTCTGGGTTGCAGCATCATCATTGTCTTCCTCTCCTACAGCTACATCATAACAACCATCCTTAGAATGAACTTAGCTGAAAGGAGATGCAAAGCCTTCTCTACGTGTGTCTCGCACTTAAccgctgtgtgtatattttacgGCACACTTCTGTTTATGTATTTCAGACCTAGCTCAAGTTACTCTATGGACACGGACAAAACGGCCTCTGTCTTCTACACAGTTGTCATCCCCATGTTAAACCCCCTTATCTACAGTTTAAGGAATAAGGATGTGAAAGGTGCAATGAAAAGGGTAATTGGCACTAAATTATGTTTTCAGCCAAAAGTGTTTGTTTAA